A genome region from Bombilactobacillus bombi includes the following:
- the rpsJ gene encoding 30S ribosomal protein S10, giving the protein MASQKIRIRLKAYEHRIIDQSADKIVETAKRTGAEISGPIPLPTERALYTVISSPHKHKDAREQFEIRTHKRLIDIVNPSPKTVDSLMKLDLPSGVDIEIKL; this is encoded by the coding sequence ATGGCAAGTCAAAAGATTCGTATTCGGCTTAAAGCTTACGAACACCGGATTATTGATCAATCAGCTGACAAGATTGTTGAAACCGCAAAGAGAACTGGGGCAGAAATTTCTGGACCAATTCCTTTACCAACAGAACGTGCATTATATACAGTGATTAGTTCACCACATAAACATAAAGACGCACGTGAACAATTTGAGATTCGTACGCATAAGCGCTTGATTGATATCGTTAATCCATCACCAAAGACAGTTGATTCTTTGATGAAGCTTGATCTTCCAAGTGGTGTTGATATCGAAATCAAATTATAA
- the rplC gene encoding 50S ribosomal protein L3, whose amino-acid sequence MTRKGILGKKVGMTQLFTDKGELIPVTVIQATPNVVMQLKTKENDGYEAVQLGFEDRREILTNKPQQGHAKKADTTPKHYLREFRDVNLEDYKVGSEVKVDTFTSGDVVDVTGITKGHGFQGNIKRFGQSRGPETHGSRYHRIPGSMGSIINRVFKGKMLPGRMGGDQVTTQNLVIVKVDTENNLLMIRGNVPGANKTLVKIQTTVKGIKGKKNIGTLISDNKASEEAESAEK is encoded by the coding sequence ATGACCAGAAAAGGAATTCTTGGTAAAAAAGTTGGAATGACTCAGCTGTTCACAGATAAAGGTGAATTAATTCCCGTAACTGTTATTCAAGCAACACCTAACGTTGTTATGCAACTTAAAACCAAAGAAAACGATGGTTATGAAGCTGTACAATTAGGCTTTGAAGATCGTCGCGAAATCTTAACAAACAAGCCTCAACAAGGTCATGCAAAAAAAGCCGACACAACTCCCAAACATTATCTTCGCGAATTTCGTGATGTTAATTTGGAAGATTATAAGGTCGGCAGTGAAGTGAAAGTTGATACATTTACAAGTGGCGATGTTGTTGATGTCACAGGTATCACTAAGGGACATGGTTTCCAAGGTAATATTAAACGCTTTGGTCAATCTCGTGGTCCTGAAACTCACGGTTCCCGTTATCACCGAATTCCTGGTTCAATGGGTTCAATTATTAACCGGGTATTTAAAGGAAAAATGTTACCAGGACGTATGGGTGGCGACCAAGTTACTACTCAAAATCTTGTAATTGTTAAAGTTGATACCGAAAACAACTTATTAATGATTCGTGGTAATGTTCCAGGTGCTAACAAGACTTTAGTAAAGATTCAAACAACCGTTAAGGGTATCAAAGGTAAGAAGAATATCGGTACTTTAATTTCAGATAACAAAGCTTCTGAAGAAGCTGAATCTGCAGAAAAATAA